The following proteins are co-located in the Pseudomonas antarctica genome:
- a CDS encoding biliverdin-producing heme oxygenase, producing the protein MTASPTAERPSLRSQRLNQITHAPHTQLDALVKAHAPFETQANFARFVVAQYLFQSELVALYNDPELIKIVPDLAERCRADAAKLDLGDLDTEVPAPVAGAVKNPSKAEALGWLFVSEGSKLGAAFLIKRAVGLGLSETFGAGHLGEPAGGRAEGWKRFTRTLDGLAFSAEEEAAVEKGAIDAFVRFTVLLEQAYATAPELA; encoded by the coding sequence ATGACCGCTTCCCCTACCGCAGAACGCCCAAGCCTGCGCTCCCAGCGCCTGAACCAGATCACTCACGCGCCGCACACCCAGCTCGATGCGCTGGTCAAAGCCCACGCCCCGTTCGAAACCCAAGCCAACTTCGCCCGCTTCGTGGTCGCGCAATACCTGTTCCAATCAGAATTGGTAGCCCTGTACAACGACCCCGAGTTGATCAAGATCGTCCCGGACCTGGCCGAGCGCTGCCGCGCCGATGCCGCCAAGCTGGACCTCGGTGACCTCGACACTGAAGTGCCAGCACCGGTCGCCGGCGCCGTGAAAAACCCGAGCAAGGCCGAAGCCCTGGGTTGGCTGTTCGTGTCCGAAGGTTCCAAGCTGGGCGCTGCGTTCCTGATCAAGCGCGCCGTAGGCCTGGGCCTGAGCGAAACCTTCGGGGCCGGCCACCTCGGCGAGCCGGCCGGCGGTCGCGCCGAAGGCTGGAAGCGTTTCACCCGCACCCTCGACGGCCTGGCGTTCAGCGCAGAAGAAGAAGCCGCGGTCGAAAAAGGTGCGATCGATGCGTTTGTGCGCTTCACCGTGTTGCTGGAACAGGCGTACGCTACGGCCCCTGAACTGGCGTAA
- a CDS encoding di-heme oxidoredictase family protein, protein MFRSFLRLCATLMALSLTACDDAPRFTKAEPGEARAGGATTVNKRDQNAFSLPSANLAPSRRLDFSVGNSFFRSPWVIAPSTTTARDGLGPLFNTNACQNCHIKDGRGHPPLPDAPNAVSMLVRLSIPAPTSDLPAYAKLIEQIGVVPEPVYGGQLQDMAVPGVAPEGKVRVDYTPVNVTFKDGTQVELRKPALQITQLGYGPMHPDTLFSARIAPPMIGLGLLEAISDADILKNTDPNTADKDAIVGRANQVWDDARHTTVLGRFGWKAGQPNLNQQNVHAFSGDMGLTTSLRPFDDCTDAQVACKQAPNGNGPDGEPEVSDNILRLVLFYTRNLAVPVRRGVNTPQVLAGKNLFYQAGCQGCHKPTFTTAANAAEPELANQVIRPYSDLLLHDMGEGLADHRSEFKASGRDWRTPPLWGIGLTQTVSGHTQFLHDGRARNLLEAVLWHGGEAQAAQQHVLSFNAEQRAALLAFLNSL, encoded by the coding sequence ATGTTCCGTTCGTTTCTTCGCCTGTGCGCAACATTGATGGCCTTGAGCCTGACTGCTTGCGATGACGCCCCACGCTTCACCAAGGCTGAGCCCGGTGAAGCGCGAGCTGGCGGCGCGACGACGGTCAACAAGCGCGACCAGAACGCGTTTTCCCTGCCCTCGGCCAACCTTGCACCCAGCCGCCGCCTGGACTTCAGCGTCGGCAACAGCTTCTTTCGCAGCCCCTGGGTGATCGCGCCGTCCACCACCACTGCGCGCGATGGCCTGGGCCCGCTGTTCAACACCAACGCCTGCCAGAACTGCCATATCAAGGATGGCCGTGGTCACCCGCCGCTGCCCGATGCGCCCAATGCGGTGTCGATGCTGGTGCGCCTGTCGATCCCCGCGCCTACCTCAGACCTGCCGGCCTACGCCAAGCTCATTGAACAGATCGGCGTGGTGCCAGAGCCGGTGTACGGCGGGCAACTGCAAGACATGGCCGTGCCGGGCGTAGCCCCCGAAGGCAAAGTGCGGGTCGACTACACGCCCGTCAACGTGACGTTCAAGGACGGCACGCAGGTCGAGTTGCGCAAGCCCGCCCTGCAAATCACCCAGCTCGGCTACGGCCCGATGCACCCGGATACACTGTTCTCGGCGCGAATCGCCCCGCCGATGATCGGCCTGGGCCTGCTCGAAGCGATCAGCGACGCCGATATTCTGAAAAACACCGACCCGAACACTGCCGACAAAGACGCCATCGTCGGCCGAGCCAACCAGGTCTGGGATGACGCCCGGCACACCACCGTCCTCGGGCGTTTTGGCTGGAAAGCCGGGCAACCCAACCTCAATCAACAGAATGTTCACGCGTTCTCCGGTGACATGGGCCTCACCACGTCGCTCAGACCCTTCGATGACTGCACCGACGCCCAAGTCGCCTGCAAACAGGCCCCTAACGGCAATGGCCCCGACGGTGAGCCGGAAGTCAGCGATAACATCCTGCGCCTGGTGCTGTTCTACACCCGCAACCTCGCCGTGCCGGTACGCCGTGGCGTCAACACGCCGCAGGTGCTGGCCGGGAAGAACCTGTTCTACCAGGCCGGTTGCCAGGGTTGCCATAAGCCAACGTTCACCACGGCCGCCAACGCTGCCGAACCCGAACTGGCCAACCAAGTCATTCGCCCCTACAGCGACCTGCTGTTGCACGACATGGGCGAAGGCCTGGCCGACCACCGCAGCGAATTCAAGGCCAGTGGCCGCGACTGGCGCACGCCGCCGTTGTGGGGCATTGGCCTGACGCAAACCGTCAGTGGCCACACTCAGTTTTTGCATGACGGCCGCGCCCGCAATCTGCTTGAAGCCGTGCTCTGGCATGGCGGCGAAGCGCAGGCGGCGCAGCAGCATGTGTTGTCCTTTAATGCCGAGCAGCGGGCTGCGTTGCTGGCGTTCCTGAATTCTCTATAA
- a CDS encoding DUF1513 domain-containing protein — MLRRQALAVGSVLLSAITLGGWTLFKQKDKGPLLLSARDDADGKHYAVGYRLDGKQVFATQVGQRCHDIINHPTLSIALFVARRPGTESYLIDLRDGALLQTITSNAHRHFYGHAVIHKSGNWLYATENDTSDPGRGLLGVYTFEGERLVHSGEISTHGIGPHQVSWMPDGETLVVANGGIRTEAESRVEMNLNAMEPSLVLMRRDGSLISKETLDQQMNSVRHMGIASDGTILTGQQFMGPSQERSELLAIKRPGQPFVAFPVADEQLQAMGHYTASVAVHSELRLVALTAPRGNRFFIWDMDSGELRLDGPLPDCAGVGAVADGFVVTSGQGRCRFYDCRQQQLVAKPLELPAGLWDNHLHLI, encoded by the coding sequence ATGCTCAGGCGACAGGCTTTGGCGGTTGGCAGCGTGCTGCTCAGTGCGATCACGCTGGGTGGCTGGACGCTGTTCAAGCAAAAGGACAAAGGGCCGCTGCTGCTGTCGGCGCGCGATGATGCGGACGGCAAGCACTACGCCGTAGGCTATCGCCTGGACGGCAAGCAGGTGTTTGCCACGCAGGTTGGCCAGCGCTGCCACGACATCATCAACCACCCGACGCTGTCGATTGCGCTGTTCGTCGCCCGTCGCCCGGGCACCGAAAGTTACCTGATCGACCTGCGTGATGGCGCGCTCCTGCAAACCATCACGTCGAACGCCCATCGCCACTTTTATGGCCATGCGGTCATTCACAAAAGCGGCAACTGGCTGTACGCAACCGAGAATGACACCTCCGATCCGGGCCGCGGCCTGCTTGGCGTGTACACGTTCGAAGGCGAGCGACTGGTACACAGCGGCGAAATTTCCACCCATGGTATCGGCCCGCATCAGGTGTCCTGGATGCCCGACGGCGAAACCCTGGTGGTGGCCAACGGCGGCATTCGCACCGAAGCCGAAAGCCGTGTGGAGATGAACCTCAACGCCATGGAGCCGAGCCTGGTGTTGATGCGCCGCGATGGCAGCCTGATCAGCAAGGAAACCCTCGACCAGCAGATGAACAGCGTGCGCCATATGGGGATTGCCAGCGATGGCACGATCCTTACCGGGCAGCAGTTCATGGGGCCGTCCCAGGAGCGTTCCGAGTTGCTCGCGATCAAGCGCCCGGGGCAGCCGTTCGTGGCGTTCCCGGTGGCCGATGAGCAATTGCAGGCGATGGGGCATTACACCGCGAGTGTCGCAGTGCACAGCGAACTGCGCCTGGTCGCACTGACGGCGCCACGGGGCAATCGCTTTTTTATCTGGGACATGGACAGCGGTGAGCTGCGCCTGGATGGGCCTTTGCCGGACTGTGCCGGCGTGGGCGCGGTGGCGGATGGGTTCGTCGTCACGTCAGGCCAGGGGCGCTGCCGCTTCTACGATTGCCGCCAGCAGCAGTTGGTCGCCAAGCCATTGGAGTTGCCGGCCGGGCTTTGGGATAACCATCTGCACCTGATCTGA
- a CDS encoding YbaN family protein: MTGKTQSTSKIAQILFGLLAYVSLGIGLVAIVIPGLPTTEFILLAAWAATKSSPRLSAWLENHRLFGPILFNWRNGKIIARRAKVSATVSMLLCAGLMLVMLDHGWPIYLAIAGMSLGNLWIWSRPERLATPV; the protein is encoded by the coding sequence ATGACCGGCAAAACCCAATCCACCTCAAAAATCGCGCAGATCCTCTTCGGCCTGCTGGCCTACGTCAGCCTGGGCATTGGGTTGGTGGCGATTGTCATACCGGGTTTGCCCACCACCGAATTCATCCTGCTGGCCGCCTGGGCCGCGACTAAAAGCTCGCCGCGCTTGAGTGCCTGGCTGGAAAACCACCGGCTGTTCGGGCCGATTCTGTTCAACTGGCGCAACGGCAAGATCATCGCGCGCAGGGCCAAAGTCAGCGCCACTGTGAGCATGTTGCTATGTGCCGGTTTGATGCTGGTGATGCTCGACCACGGCTGGCCGATCTACCTGGCGATTGCCGGGATGAGCCTGGGCAACCTGTGGATCTGGTCACGCCCGGAACGGCTTGCAACCCCCGTATAA
- a CDS encoding methyl-accepting chemotaxis protein: MQVQFREIDQVATASNEMSATAHEVANSASNAASAARGADQSARDGMSIIEQSTRDITTLADEVSKAVSEVEALAVNSEQIGSVLEVIRSIAEQTNLLALNAAIEAARAGESGRGFAVVADEVRNLAKRTQDSVEEIRLVIERIQSGTRGVVATMHSSQHQAQSNAGQIHQAAQALGKISDAVTVISDMNLQIASAAEQQSAVAEEVNRNVSAIRTVTETLTSQATESAAISSQLNALASQQMKLMDQFKV, from the coding sequence ATGCAGGTGCAGTTCCGCGAAATCGACCAGGTCGCCACCGCCTCCAATGAAATGAGCGCTACCGCCCATGAAGTGGCCAACAGCGCCTCCAACGCCGCCAGCGCGGCGCGCGGGGCGGATCAGTCGGCGCGTGATGGCATGTCGATCATTGAACAGAGCACCCGTGATATCACCACCCTCGCCGACGAAGTCAGCAAAGCGGTGAGTGAAGTCGAAGCCCTGGCGGTGAACAGCGAGCAGATCGGCTCGGTGCTGGAAGTGATCCGCAGCATTGCCGAGCAGACCAACCTGCTGGCACTCAACGCCGCCATCGAAGCCGCGCGCGCCGGGGAAAGCGGGCGTGGCTTTGCGGTGGTGGCCGACGAAGTGCGCAACCTGGCCAAACGTACCCAGGATTCGGTGGAAGAGATTCGCCTGGTGATCGAACGCATCCAGAGCGGAACGCGGGGCGTGGTAGCGACTATGCATTCCAGCCAGCACCAGGCCCAGAGCAATGCCGGGCAGATCCATCAAGCGGCGCAAGCGTTAGGCAAGATCAGCGATGCGGTGACAGTAATCAGCGACATGAACCTGCAAATCGCCAGCGCCGCCGAACAACAGAGCGCTGTGGCCGAAGAGGTCAATCGCAACGTTTCGGCAATCCGCACCGTGACCGAAACCCTCACCAGCCAGGCCACCGAGTCGGCGGCCATCAGCAGCCAACTGAACGCGTTAGCCAGCCAGCAGATGAAGTTGATGGATCAGTTCAAGGTGTAA
- a CDS encoding alginate O-acetyltransferase AlgX-related protein — protein sequence MKNKIAVFFISAFLILMISPVFNLATRLPGHTDENVKWWELSFLYNVDFAMPLLGSLYSMVGVSIDPGEVILGKDGWLFLGDDYIKSISVKRTGMTPQEASTVEKVADTQAKWDKWYKHHGVKQYRVLIGPDKDSIYPEFLPAWAAHSANPVTAQLLKVAPQGVYVDAFTPLLVAKDKNPPLYFKTDTHWNNLGAWIAFTALADNLRKAEPKLIWPDPADGKVASILPQGGGDLAKFQRVQNSTRDQRVVLSFDEKYKIKVDRYDYDSGKLLGTSQNMPSEPPHHAELFVSKDALNDKKVLWLRDSYGIAMSPFMAATFSNVVQVHHDALDSDSLTKLVERFKPDYVVYSVVERGSRIGLFVSPPELYAMSPNSDEFVPSAKGTVSLINDVKTTKTAGRYDITGPDPFIVFTMAPQATGSKSHQLTFDAECFNPAEKLTPVQIFWSTPTEGFMESHSARFFINQGTTSVDLSGAPGWPTTEQVVNVRFDIDSTTACSGFSLKNLATGVNADAVKKK from the coding sequence ATGAAAAATAAAATAGCGGTCTTTTTCATTTCTGCATTTCTGATCCTGATGATTTCGCCGGTCTTCAATCTTGCAACACGCTTGCCCGGCCATACCGATGAAAATGTGAAATGGTGGGAACTCTCGTTCCTCTATAACGTTGATTTTGCGATGCCGTTGTTGGGCAGCCTTTACAGCATGGTCGGGGTTTCTATCGATCCGGGTGAAGTGATCCTGGGCAAGGATGGCTGGCTGTTCCTGGGCGATGACTACATAAAGTCTATTTCGGTTAAACGCACCGGTATGACGCCGCAAGAGGCCAGCACTGTCGAGAAAGTCGCGGACACGCAGGCCAAGTGGGACAAGTGGTACAAACACCACGGCGTTAAGCAGTACCGCGTGTTGATTGGCCCCGATAAAGATTCCATTTACCCGGAATTCTTGCCCGCTTGGGCGGCCCATTCGGCCAACCCTGTGACCGCGCAGTTGCTGAAAGTTGCTCCGCAAGGGGTGTACGTCGATGCGTTCACACCGCTCCTGGTAGCGAAAGACAAGAACCCACCGCTGTACTTCAAGACCGACACTCACTGGAACAACCTGGGTGCCTGGATCGCCTTTACCGCCTTGGCGGATAACTTGCGCAAAGCTGAGCCGAAGCTGATTTGGCCGGATCCTGCCGACGGTAAAGTGGCTTCTATTCTCCCGCAGGGCGGCGGTGATTTGGCCAAGTTCCAGCGCGTGCAAAACTCGACGCGTGATCAGAGAGTTGTCCTGAGCTTTGACGAAAAATACAAAATCAAGGTTGATCGTTACGACTACGACTCGGGGAAATTGCTGGGTACGAGCCAGAATATGCCATCAGAGCCACCGCATCACGCTGAGCTGTTTGTCTCCAAGGACGCTCTGAATGATAAAAAGGTCCTGTGGCTGCGCGATTCGTATGGCATCGCGATGTCTCCCTTCATGGCCGCAACCTTTTCCAATGTGGTTCAGGTGCACCACGATGCCCTCGACAGTGACAGCCTGACCAAATTGGTTGAGCGCTTCAAACCTGACTACGTTGTGTATTCCGTGGTAGAGCGCGGGTCGCGAATCGGCTTGTTCGTTTCGCCGCCTGAGCTGTATGCGATGTCGCCCAATAGCGATGAGTTTGTGCCGTCCGCCAAGGGCACGGTCTCGCTGATCAACGACGTCAAAACCACGAAAACGGCAGGGCGCTATGACATTACTGGCCCGGACCCTTTCATCGTGTTCACCATGGCCCCACAGGCCACGGGTTCAAAGTCGCATCAGTTGACCTTCGATGCAGAATGCTTCAACCCAGCGGAAAAACTCACGCCTGTGCAGATTTTCTGGTCCACGCCCACTGAAGGGTTCATGGAAAGCCACAGCGCCCGGTTCTTTATTAACCAGGGCACTACGTCTGTGGACCTGTCCGGCGCGCCTGGCTGGCCGACCACAGAGCAAGTCGTCAATGTTCGCTTTGACATCGACAGCACCACTGCCTGCTCAGGGTTTTCACTCAAGAACCTGGCTACCGGCGTGAACGCAGACGCAGTTAAAAAGAAGTAA
- a CDS encoding NAD(P)H nitroreductase: MQALDALLNRVSVPRLLEPAPTQEQRDVLFAAAMRAPDHGQLRPWRFLTVEGAAREQMGTLLAEAARLQDADAPQAAIDKAQNGPLRAPLVVVVIARLQEHFKVPKSEQLLAAACAAHGILLAAYAQGIGAVWRTGELSYSAHVAKGLGLTADEEVIGFLYLGTPQNPPRTAPKEDLTPFVTVWTGL, translated from the coding sequence ATGCAGGCTCTCGACGCTTTGCTCAACCGTGTTTCCGTGCCGCGTTTGCTGGAACCGGCACCGACCCAGGAGCAGCGCGACGTGCTGTTCGCCGCCGCCATGCGCGCGCCCGACCATGGCCAACTGCGCCCATGGCGTTTTCTGACCGTGGAAGGCGCGGCCCGTGAGCAAATGGGCACGCTGCTGGCCGAAGCCGCGCGACTGCAGGACGCCGACGCGCCGCAAGCCGCCATCGACAAGGCCCAGAACGGCCCATTGCGCGCACCGCTGGTCGTTGTGGTGATTGCCCGTTTGCAAGAACACTTCAAAGTGCCGAAGTCCGAACAACTGCTGGCGGCCGCCTGTGCGGCCCACGGCATTCTGCTGGCGGCGTACGCTCAGGGGATTGGTGCCGTGTGGCGCACCGGTGAATTGTCCTACTCGGCTCACGTCGCCAAAGGCCTGGGGCTGACGGCAGATGAGGAAGTGATTGGCTTCCTCTACCTGGGCACCCCGCAGAACCCGCCGCGCACTGCGCCGAAAGAAGACCTGACGCCGTTTGTTACAGTCTGGACTGGTCTGTAA
- a CDS encoding TonB-dependent receptor, translated as MYSRFNRRSSSPVLSLLTAALLLASAPAMAANAAEPAARSHGNYSFSIEQQPLVSALNAFTAVTGWQVGLPAELGQGVSSPGVRGALSPEKALDRLLVGTNLSYRKLGNNTIVLEKRAAGSVLNLQQVTISATRNEQDVSSVPSTVTVQDRKALDRQNVNTIRELVRYEPNVSVGGAGTRASNAGYNNRGIDGDRILTQVDGVEVPDNFFNGPYAKTRRNYVDPEIVKRVEILRGPASALYGSSAIGGAVSYFTLDPDDIIKPGQDVGARLKTGYSSADDSWLTSGTVAGRVQDFDGLLHLSQRNGHEMESYDGNNATGLARTGANPEDARTTNILAKLGWNYGDDNRLGLTYEKFKDDRDVNLKNAVGGPFIGGRGMNLYRARSGNDTITRERFGLENTFALESPVADRIKTSLNYQIAKTDQTTAEIYQAGRRVLRTRDTLYEEKQWVFDAQLDKAFSIGETDHQVTYGTTLKQQKVTGSREGSASCLAVGSGCTAVGAPSPMAGDSVKKSSDFPDPTINTYSLFAQDQITWNKWTFLPAVRYDYTQLKPKLTQEFLNTVDPNRIYDHSNAEKTWHRVTPKFGLTYALTDHYTWFGQYAEGFRTPSAKALYGRFENLNEGYTVEPNPNLKPESSKGVETGIRGNFDEGSFDIAVFYNKYRDFIDEDASVAGGTVQQFEANNIKHATIKGIEAKGRLNLDAFGAPQGLYTQGSVGYTYGRNDDNGEPLNSVNPLKGVFGLGYEQEQYGALVSWTLVKKQNRVDSTTFHAPDGSTSAPFKTPGFGIVDLTGYYKVTNDVTINGGLYNLTDKKYWNWDDVRSYDGVGEAGVTAPANLDRLTQPGRNFAINLIWDI; from the coding sequence CCTGCTGGCCAGCGCGCCGGCCATGGCCGCCAACGCCGCCGAACCTGCCGCGCGCAGTCACGGCAATTACAGTTTCAGCATTGAGCAGCAACCTCTGGTTTCGGCATTGAATGCCTTTACCGCCGTGACCGGCTGGCAAGTCGGCCTGCCCGCAGAGTTGGGCCAGGGCGTATCGTCCCCCGGTGTGCGCGGTGCACTGTCGCCGGAAAAAGCCCTGGACCGGCTGTTGGTGGGGACCAACCTGAGCTATCGCAAACTGGGCAATAACACCATCGTTCTGGAGAAACGTGCGGCGGGCAGCGTGCTCAACCTGCAACAGGTGACCATCAGCGCCACCCGTAACGAGCAGGACGTCAGCAGCGTGCCAAGCACCGTCACTGTTCAGGATCGCAAGGCGCTGGACCGCCAGAACGTCAACACCATCCGTGAACTGGTGCGCTACGAGCCCAACGTGTCGGTCGGCGGCGCAGGCACCCGCGCCAGCAACGCGGGCTACAACAATCGTGGCATCGACGGCGACCGCATCCTCACTCAGGTAGACGGTGTGGAAGTGCCGGACAACTTCTTCAACGGCCCCTACGCCAAGACGCGCCGCAACTACGTCGACCCGGAAATCGTCAAGCGCGTGGAAATCCTCCGTGGCCCGGCCTCGGCCCTCTACGGCAGCAGCGCGATCGGCGGCGCAGTGAGTTACTTCACCCTCGATCCGGACGACATCATCAAGCCCGGCCAGGACGTCGGCGCCCGCCTGAAAACCGGCTACAGCTCCGCCGACGACAGTTGGCTGACCTCCGGCACCGTCGCCGGCCGCGTGCAGGACTTCGACGGCCTGCTGCACCTGAGCCAGCGCAATGGCCATGAAATGGAATCCTACGACGGCAACAACGCCACCGGCCTGGCCCGCACCGGGGCGAACCCGGAGGATGCGCGCACCACCAATATCCTCGCCAAGTTGGGCTGGAACTACGGTGACGACAATCGCCTGGGCCTGACCTACGAGAAGTTCAAGGACGATCGCGACGTTAACTTGAAGAATGCCGTGGGCGGACCGTTCATCGGTGGTCGTGGGATGAATCTGTACCGCGCCCGCTCAGGCAACGACACCATCACCCGTGAGCGCTTCGGCCTGGAAAACACCTTTGCCCTCGAGTCGCCGGTTGCCGATCGCATCAAGACCAGCCTGAACTACCAGATCGCCAAGACCGACCAGACCACCGCCGAAATCTACCAGGCGGGTCGTCGCGTATTACGCACCCGTGACACGCTTTACGAAGAAAAGCAGTGGGTCTTCGACGCGCAACTGGACAAGGCTTTCAGCATCGGTGAAACCGATCACCAGGTGACCTATGGCACCACACTCAAACAGCAAAAAGTGACCGGCTCCCGCGAAGGTTCAGCCTCCTGCCTCGCCGTTGGCTCGGGTTGCACGGCCGTCGGCGCCCCAAGCCCCATGGCCGGCGACAGCGTGAAAAAGTCCAGCGACTTCCCGGACCCGACCATCAACACCTACTCGCTGTTTGCGCAGGATCAGATCACCTGGAACAAATGGACCTTCCTGCCCGCCGTGCGCTACGACTACACCCAGCTCAAACCCAAGCTGACCCAGGAATTCCTCAACACCGTCGATCCTAACCGGATCTACGATCACAGCAATGCGGAAAAAACCTGGCACCGTGTCACCCCTAAATTCGGCCTGACCTACGCGCTGACCGATCACTACACCTGGTTCGGCCAATACGCTGAAGGCTTCCGCACACCGTCGGCCAAAGCCTTGTATGGCCGCTTTGAAAACTTGAATGAGGGCTACACCGTCGAGCCCAACCCGAATCTCAAGCCTGAGAGCAGTAAAGGCGTGGAAACCGGGATTCGTGGCAACTTCGACGAAGGTTCGTTCGATATCGCTGTGTTTTACAACAAGTACCGCGACTTCATCGACGAGGACGCCTCGGTTGCCGGCGGCACCGTGCAACAGTTCGAAGCCAACAACATCAAGCACGCCACCATCAAGGGCATTGAAGCCAAAGGTCGCCTGAACCTCGACGCCTTCGGCGCACCGCAAGGCCTCTACACCCAAGGCTCGGTTGGCTACACCTACGGCCGCAACGACGACAACGGCGAGCCGCTCAACAGCGTCAACCCACTTAAAGGCGTATTCGGCCTGGGTTACGAGCAAGAGCAATACGGTGCGTTGGTCAGCTGGACGCTGGTCAAGAAACAGAATCGCGTCGACAGCACCACCTTCCACGCACCTGATGGCAGCACCAGTGCCCCGTTCAAAACGCCTGGCTTCGGCATCGTCGACCTGACCGGCTACTACAAAGTTACCAACGACGTGACCATCAACGGCGGCCTCTACAACCTCACCGACAAAAAATACTGGAACTGGGATGACGTGCGCAGCTACGACGGTGTCGGCGAAGCGGGTGTTACAGCGCCCGCCAACCTCGATCGCCTGACCCAGCCCGGCCGCAACTTTGCGATCAACCTGATCTGGGACATCTGA
- a CDS encoding imelysin family protein: protein MFRPKLLFTSLAALALGACSPQDPQAVTSAAIAKQVILPTYSRWVDADRQLAVSALAYCQGKESLETARADFLHAQKAWAELQPLLIGPLAEGNRSWQVQFWPDKKNLVGRQVEQLVTAQPQIDAAALAKSSVVVQGLSAYEYILYDARTDVADETQKARYCPLLVAIGERQKALAEEILASWNSTDGMLAQMTKFPNQRYADSHEAIADLLRAQVTALDTLKKKLGTPMGRQTKGIPQPFQADAWRSQSSLQSLQASLAAAQTVWVGVDNKGLRGLLPSEQKPLADKIDAAYAASLKLFAGNPRTLNELLADDAGRQQLNDIYDSLNVVHRLHEGELAKALGIQLGFNANDGD, encoded by the coding sequence ATGTTTCGTCCCAAGTTGTTGTTCACCAGCCTGGCCGCCCTCGCACTCGGCGCCTGCTCGCCTCAGGACCCGCAAGCCGTGACCTCGGCGGCCATCGCCAAGCAAGTGATCCTGCCGACCTACAGCCGCTGGGTTGACGCCGACCGCCAACTGGCCGTCAGCGCCCTCGCCTACTGCCAGGGCAAGGAAAGCCTGGAGACCGCCCGTGCCGACTTCCTCCACGCGCAAAAAGCCTGGGCCGAGTTGCAACCGCTGCTGATCGGCCCACTGGCCGAGGGCAACCGTTCGTGGCAGGTGCAGTTCTGGCCGGACAAGAAAAACCTGGTGGGTCGCCAGGTCGAGCAACTGGTTACCGCCCAGCCGCAGATCGACGCCGCCGCCTTGGCCAAGTCCAGTGTCGTGGTGCAGGGCCTTTCGGCCTATGAATACATCCTCTACGACGCCAGGACTGACGTCGCCGACGAAACCCAGAAAGCCCGCTACTGCCCGTTGCTGGTCGCCATCGGCGAGCGCCAGAAGGCCCTGGCCGAAGAGATCCTGGCCAGTTGGAACAGCACCGACGGCATGCTTGCGCAGATGACCAAGTTTCCGAACCAGCGCTACGCTGATTCCCACGAAGCCATCGCCGACCTGCTGCGCGCGCAAGTGACAGCACTGGACACCCTGAAGAAAAAACTCGGCACGCCAATGGGTCGCCAGACCAAAGGCATCCCGCAACCGTTCCAGGCCGATGCCTGGCGCAGCCAGTCTTCCCTGCAAAGCCTGCAGGCCAGCCTCGCGGCAGCCCAGACCGTGTGGGTCGGTGTCGACAACAAAGGCCTGCGTGGCTTGCTGCCGTCGGAGCAGAAGCCGTTGGCCGACAAGATCGACGCCGCCTATGCCGCGTCCCTGAAACTGTTCGCCGGCAACCCGCGCACCCTCAATGAACTGTTGGCCGACGATGCCGGGCGCCAGCAGCTCAACGATATTTACGACAGCCTCAACGTCGTCCATCGCCTGCACGAAGGCGAGTTGGCCAAAGCGCTGGGCATCCAACTGGGCTTTAACGCCAACGACGGTGACTGA